One Clostridia bacterium genomic window, CCGGTGCCCAGCTTCTCGGCTCCCCGGCAGCGACGTTTCATCTGCACCAAGTTCATGTTGGCGCCGTAGGCGGCATAAATCAAAGATTTGCTCAATAAATACACCTCTTTTCCGTTCCCACTTGTATAATCTCACGGCTGGAGGAAAAACGTGGTAATTGCTTTAGCAGGTGAAGCCGTAGGGTCTTGAACTCGTGGC contains:
- a CDS encoding gamma-glutamylcyclotransferase, whose translation is MSKSLIYAAYGANMNLVQMKRRCRGAEKLGTGVIQGYKLLFKGRAEGRAYATIDRNRGVRFL